In Streptomyces puniciscabiei, a single genomic region encodes these proteins:
- a CDS encoding TIGR03767 family metallophosphoesterase, which translates to MSRIRSVTASAASAASGLGVNRRTVLAAAGAVSLSAGVGYALHPTDSQAATDPGGTGDAPVAQSATASAAPPAPYTKGTTLASVAAPRSSSGYQRLGDGPGWKRVVRGDLAAPKSGREGRRTVLAAFVQFTDLHLQDVQHPLRLEYLRVNAPHSWRPQEALTVPGAIALVERVNALHGAPATGAPLRFVMTTGDNTDNNAHSELEWFMQIMSGGRITPNTGDPRHYEGVQNSGLKLFWQPDSATRDRDKALGFPQLNGFLAAAVREMNSPGLNLPWYSTVGNHDALPLGCFGSHGDPYLAEAAIGGKKLFDVSAADARKLQEAISSAKDPKGAGYRDFLKAHARSMRSVTPDEKRAPYTPADYLKAHLDPAHQGHGPVGHGYSSANLDAGTQYYVFRVSDDVIGISLDTTDPGGDSVGSIGTAQLNWLDRTLKANKDSYAVVFSHHTSTTMGNTRPDPARPGEKRHSGAEVLSVLSAHANVLAWVNGHIHRNVITPHKGSAGRSFWEISTASHIDYPHLARIIELADNKDGTISVFTTLIESAAPHRTDFSDLSQTGLAALYRELTFNAPGASKTLGAGGTADRNTELVLKKG; encoded by the coding sequence ATGTCGCGCATACGCTCTGTCACCGCCTCCGCCGCCTCCGCCGCCTCCGGCCTGGGGGTCAACCGCCGTACCGTCCTCGCCGCCGCCGGAGCGGTCTCGCTCTCCGCGGGCGTCGGCTACGCCCTCCACCCCACCGACAGCCAGGCCGCCACCGATCCCGGCGGCACGGGGGACGCGCCCGTCGCCCAGTCCGCGACGGCCTCCGCCGCCCCGCCCGCGCCGTACACCAAGGGCACCACGCTCGCCTCGGTCGCCGCCCCGCGGAGCAGCTCCGGCTACCAGCGCCTGGGCGACGGTCCCGGCTGGAAGCGGGTCGTGCGCGGCGACCTGGCCGCACCCAAGTCCGGCCGGGAGGGGCGCCGTACGGTCCTCGCCGCGTTCGTGCAGTTCACCGATCTGCACCTGCAGGACGTCCAGCACCCGCTGCGCCTGGAGTACCTGCGCGTGAACGCCCCGCACTCCTGGCGCCCGCAGGAGGCGCTCACCGTGCCCGGTGCGATCGCGCTCGTCGAGCGGGTCAACGCGCTGCACGGGGCCCCGGCCACCGGCGCCCCGCTGCGCTTCGTCATGACCACCGGCGACAACACCGACAACAACGCCCACTCCGAACTGGAGTGGTTCATGCAGATCATGAGCGGTGGCCGTATCACCCCCAACACCGGTGACCCCAGGCACTACGAGGGGGTGCAGAACAGCGGCCTGAAGCTGTTCTGGCAGCCGGACTCCGCCACCCGCGACCGTGACAAGGCGCTCGGCTTCCCGCAGCTCAACGGCTTCCTGGCCGCCGCGGTCCGCGAGATGAACAGCCCCGGCCTCAACCTCCCGTGGTACTCCACCGTCGGCAACCACGACGCCCTCCCCCTCGGCTGCTTCGGCTCCCACGGCGACCCCTACCTCGCCGAGGCCGCCATCGGAGGCAAGAAGCTGTTCGACGTCTCCGCCGCCGACGCCAGGAAGCTCCAGGAGGCCATCAGCAGCGCCAAGGACCCCAAGGGGGCCGGCTACCGGGACTTCCTCAAGGCCCACGCCCGCTCGATGCGCTCGGTCACCCCGGACGAGAAGCGGGCCCCGTACACGCCCGCCGACTATCTGAAGGCACACCTCGACCCCGCCCACCAGGGGCACGGCCCGGTCGGGCACGGCTACTCCTCGGCGAACCTCGACGCGGGCACCCAGTACTACGTCTTCCGCGTCTCCGACGACGTCATCGGCATCAGCCTCGACACCACCGACCCCGGCGGCGACTCGGTGGGCTCCATCGGCACCGCCCAGCTGAACTGGCTCGACCGGACGCTGAAGGCGAACAAGGACTCCTACGCGGTCGTCTTCAGCCACCACACCAGCACCACGATGGGCAACACCCGCCCCGACCCGGCGCGCCCCGGTGAGAAGCGGCACAGCGGCGCGGAGGTGCTCTCGGTCCTGTCCGCCCACGCCAATGTGCTGGCCTGGGTGAACGGCCACATCCACAGGAACGTCATCACCCCGCACAAGGGCTCCGCCGGCCGCTCCTTCTGGGAGATCTCCACCGCCTCGCACATCGACTACCCGCACCTCGCCCGGATCATCGAGCTGGCCGACAACAAGGACGGCACGATCTCCGTCTTCACCACCCTCATCGAGTCCGCCGCCCCGCACCGCACCGACTTCTCCGACCTCTCCCAGACCGGCCTCGCCGCCCTCTACCGCGAGCTGACCTTCAACGCCCCGGGCGCCAGCAAGACCCTCGGCGCGGGCGGCACGGCCGACCGGAACACGGAGCTGGTGCTGAAGAAGGGCTGA
- a CDS encoding pyridoxamine 5'-phosphate oxidase family protein, translated as MGVYHAGSLAVQELMGVRDRADHVGRSLGQDIKPIAAAFLELQPLLIIGAADPGTGSVWASALTGGPGFVRATGPRQVSVVAGTGQGSDPLAVALKTPGTPVGTIALDPRTRRRMRLNGRLRPTGRGFAVEADQVFSNCPKYIQRREAYETLDGRTPGTPHRLTELGSQATEFIRAADTFFLATVHPAGADASHRGGNPGFVQVTSPRELTWPDYPGNAMFLTLGNLRGDPRAGLLFLDWTTGTTLQLTGEAHTEFTASGERSVRFTLTEALWTPAALPLRWSAPEYSPANPDIPR; from the coding sequence ATGGGCGTGTATCACGCGGGCTCGCTCGCCGTGCAGGAGCTGATGGGCGTCCGCGACCGCGCCGACCACGTGGGCCGCTCCCTCGGCCAGGACATCAAGCCGATCGCGGCGGCGTTCCTGGAGCTCCAGCCGCTGCTGATCATCGGCGCGGCGGATCCGGGGACGGGGAGCGTGTGGGCATCGGCGCTCACGGGCGGCCCCGGGTTCGTCAGGGCGACGGGCCCGAGGCAGGTGTCGGTCGTCGCTGGTACCGGGCAAGGATCCGACCCGCTCGCCGTGGCCCTCAAAACACCCGGCACCCCCGTCGGCACCATCGCCCTGGACCCCCGGACCCGCCGCCGCATGCGCCTCAACGGCCGGCTGAGGCCGACAGGCAGGGGCTTCGCCGTGGAGGCCGACCAGGTCTTCTCCAACTGCCCCAAGTACATCCAGCGCAGGGAGGCGTACGAGACGCTCGACGGCCGCACACCGGGCACCCCCCACAGGCTGACCGAACTCGGCTCACAGGCAACGGAGTTCATCCGCGCGGCCGACACGTTCTTCCTGGCCACGGTCCACCCCGCCGGAGCCGACGCCAGCCACCGCGGCGGCAACCCGGGTTTCGTCCAGGTCACCTCACCCCGCGAACTGACCTGGCCGGACTACCCCGGCAACGCCATGTTCCTCACCCTCGGCAACCTGCGCGGCGACCCCCGCGCCGGCCTGCTCTTCCTCGACTGGACCACCGGCACCACCCTCCAGCTCACCGGCGAGGCGCACACCGAGTTCACGGCGTCCGGCGAGCGAAGTGTCCGCTTCACCCTCACCGAGGCCCTGTGGACCCCCGCCGCACTGCCGCTGCGCTGGTCGGCGCCGGAATATTCCCCGGCGAATCCGGACATCCCGCGTTAA
- the pepN gene encoding aminopeptidase N: MPGENLSRDEARERAALLSVDGYDVSLDLRSAVGDGEGEPRTFRSVTTIRFRCSEPGASSFADLIAPSVTSVSLNGRDLDPGEVFDGARIALEDLAAENELVVDARCAYSRTGEGMHRFVDPEDGEVYLYTQYEPADARRVFANFEQPDLKAPYRFEVRAPEGWTVWSNGAGELVDGVWKFAETKPISTYITCVVAGPYHYVTDSYERVFEDGTKLEIPLGAMCRRGLAPHFDADDVFLVTKQGLDFFHDHFDYPYPFGKYDQAFVPEYNLGAMENPGLVTFREEYIFRGKVTQASYEARANVVLHEMAHMWFGDLVTMEWWDDLWLKESFADFMGTFANVGATRFKDAWITFANRRKAWAYRADQLPSTHPITADIRDLEDAKLNFDGITYAKGASVLKQLVAYVGQDAFLEGARRYFKRHAYGNTRLGDLLSVLGETSGRDMSAWARSWLQTAGVNSLTPQVLLDTEGRVAELAVVQEAPESHPEERPHRIAVGLYRRTAEGAVERYARVETDVHEPRTVVADLAGAEAPDLVLVNDDDLTYCKTRFDDTSLATLKEHLGELTDPLARALCWSALWNMTRDALLPARDFVGLVLRFAGRESDIGVLQMLHAWANSALVHYVAPQWRRTGGELLAQGALRELEAAEPGSEQQLAWARFFATVASGETDLALLKRLLDGTETVDGLEVDQELRWSFLEPLAAHGVADESVLAAELARDDTASGKRHQVRCLAARPSAAVKAQAWAQVVESDALSNALVEATIAGFGQSSQRELTAPYAEKYFAAIARVWRERSIQIGMDVVRGLYPALQDRPETLAATDAWLEEHRDAAPALRRLVLEARDDLARALRAQECDATAVVD; encoded by the coding sequence GTGACCTCGGTCTCGCTCAACGGCCGGGACCTGGACCCGGGCGAGGTGTTCGACGGCGCGCGGATCGCGCTGGAGGACCTGGCCGCGGAGAACGAGCTGGTGGTGGACGCCCGGTGCGCCTACTCCCGCACCGGCGAGGGCATGCACCGCTTCGTCGACCCCGAGGACGGCGAGGTCTACCTCTACACCCAGTACGAGCCGGCCGACGCGCGCCGGGTGTTCGCGAACTTCGAGCAGCCGGACCTCAAGGCGCCGTACCGCTTCGAGGTGCGGGCGCCCGAGGGCTGGACGGTGTGGAGCAACGGCGCCGGTGAACTCGTGGACGGCGTATGGAAGTTCGCGGAGACCAAGCCGATCTCGACGTACATCACGTGCGTGGTGGCGGGGCCGTACCACTATGTGACGGATTCCTACGAGCGGGTGTTCGAGGACGGGACCAAGCTGGAGATCCCGCTCGGCGCGATGTGCCGCAGGGGTCTCGCCCCGCACTTCGACGCCGACGACGTCTTCCTGGTCACCAAGCAGGGCCTGGACTTCTTCCACGACCACTTCGACTACCCCTACCCGTTCGGCAAGTACGACCAGGCCTTCGTGCCCGAGTACAACCTGGGCGCGATGGAGAACCCGGGTCTGGTGACCTTCCGCGAGGAGTACATCTTCCGCGGCAAGGTCACGCAGGCGTCGTACGAGGCGCGGGCCAACGTCGTCCTGCACGAGATGGCGCACATGTGGTTCGGCGACCTGGTCACCATGGAGTGGTGGGACGACCTGTGGCTGAAGGAGTCCTTCGCGGACTTCATGGGCACGTTCGCCAACGTCGGCGCGACCCGCTTCAAGGACGCCTGGATCACCTTCGCCAACCGCCGCAAGGCCTGGGCGTACCGCGCGGACCAGCTGCCGTCCACGCATCCGATCACGGCGGACATCCGTGACCTGGAGGACGCCAAGCTGAACTTCGACGGCATCACCTACGCCAAGGGCGCCTCGGTGCTCAAGCAGCTGGTGGCGTACGTCGGCCAGGACGCGTTCCTGGAGGGCGCGCGGCGCTACTTCAAGCGTCACGCGTACGGCAACACGCGCCTCGGCGACCTGCTGTCGGTGCTGGGCGAGACCAGCGGCCGGGACATGTCGGCGTGGGCGCGCTCCTGGCTGCAGACGGCCGGGGTCAACTCCCTGACGCCGCAGGTGCTGCTGGACACCGAGGGCAGGGTGGCCGAGCTGGCGGTGGTGCAGGAGGCGCCGGAGTCGCACCCCGAGGAGCGCCCGCACCGGATCGCGGTGGGCCTGTACCGGCGTACGGCCGAGGGCGCGGTGGAGCGGTACGCGCGCGTGGAGACGGACGTGCACGAGCCGCGCACGGTCGTCGCGGACCTGGCGGGCGCCGAGGCCCCGGACCTGGTCCTGGTCAACGACGACGACCTGACGTACTGCAAGACCCGCTTCGACGACACCTCACTGGCCACCCTCAAGGAGCACCTGGGCGAGCTCACCGACCCACTGGCCCGGGCGCTGTGCTGGTCGGCGCTGTGGAACATGACCCGGGACGCGCTGCTGCCCGCGCGGGACTTCGTCGGCCTGGTGCTGCGGTTCGCGGGGCGCGAGTCCGACATCGGGGTGCTGCAGATGCTGCACGCGTGGGCGAACTCGGCGCTGGTGCACTACGTGGCGCCGCAGTGGCGTCGGACCGGCGGTGAGCTGCTCGCCCAGGGTGCGCTGCGGGAGCTGGAGGCGGCCGAGCCCGGCAGTGAGCAGCAGCTGGCGTGGGCCCGGTTCTTCGCCACGGTCGCGTCCGGCGAGACGGACCTCGCCCTGCTGAAACGCCTGCTGGACGGCACGGAGACCGTCGACGGCCTGGAGGTGGACCAGGAGCTGCGCTGGTCGTTCCTGGAGCCGCTGGCCGCGCACGGCGTGGCCGACGAGTCCGTCCTCGCGGCCGAGCTGGCCCGGGACGACACGGCGTCCGGCAAGCGGCACCAGGTCCGCTGCCTGGCGGCCCGCCCGTCGGCGGCGGTCAAGGCGCAGGCGTGGGCACAGGTGGTGGAGTCGGACGCGCTGTCCAACGCCCTGGTCGAGGCGACGATCGCGGGCTTCGGCCAGTCCTCCCAGCGGGAGCTGACCGCGCCGTACGCGGAGAAGTACTTCGCGGCGATCGCGCGGGTGTGGCGGGAGCGGTCGATCCAGATCGGCATGGACGTCGTACGGGGCCTGTATCCGGCGCTGCAGGACCGGCCGGAGACGCTTGCGGCGACGGACGCGTGGCTCGAGGAGCACCGGGACGCGGCGCCGGCGCTGCGCCGGCTGGTGCTGGAGGCGCGGGACGACCTGGCGCGGGCGCTGCGCGCACAGGAGTGCGACGCGACGGCCGTCGTCGACTGA
- a CDS encoding SGNH/GDSL hydrolase family protein has product MRHTRTAACSSALLLAAACLVAAPGAAQPAPLRAGPGYVALGDSYSAGLGAGAYLPTGTNCKRSSRAYPVLWASAHKVTAFVFAACNHARTSDVLSGQLGALGAGTRLVTLTVGGMDAGFGGVMTTCALGGTSRCLSAVTRARATVDSSLGDSLDRLYSAIRDRAPAAHVVVLGYPHLYHLRGTCEIGLQDTARAALNDGVDHLDAVIARRAAAHGFTFADVRAAFAGHEICSASPWLHSVDVPAVTESYHPTAPGQSLGYLPVLERVS; this is encoded by the coding sequence ATGCGACATACCCGGACAGCCGCGTGCTCGTCGGCCCTGCTGCTCGCCGCCGCCTGCCTCGTCGCCGCCCCCGGGGCGGCACAGCCGGCGCCACTGCGAGCGGGCCCGGGGTACGTGGCCCTCGGCGACTCCTACTCCGCCGGGCTCGGTGCGGGCGCCTACCTCCCCACCGGCACCAACTGCAAGCGCAGCAGCCGGGCGTACCCGGTCCTGTGGGCCTCCGCGCACAAGGTGACGGCCTTCGTCTTCGCCGCGTGCAACCACGCCCGGACGAGTGACGTCCTGTCCGGCCAGCTCGGCGCGCTCGGCGCCGGCACCAGGCTGGTCACTCTCACCGTCGGCGGTATGGACGCGGGCTTCGGCGGCGTCATGACGACCTGTGCGCTGGGCGGCACCAGCCGCTGCCTGTCGGCCGTCACCAGGGCCCGCGCCACGGTGGACAGTTCCCTCGGGGACAGCCTGGACCGGCTCTACTCGGCCATCAGGGACCGGGCTCCCGCCGCCCACGTCGTGGTGCTCGGCTATCCGCACCTGTACCACCTCAGGGGCACCTGCGAGATCGGCCTCCAGGACACCGCGCGCGCCGCCCTCAACGACGGCGTGGACCACCTCGACGCGGTGATCGCCCGCCGCGCCGCCGCCCACGGCTTCACCTTCGCCGACGTCCGGGCCGCCTTCGCCGGGCACGAGATCTGCTCCGCCAGCCCCTGGCTGCACAGCGTCGACGTCCCGGCGGTCACCGAGTCGTACCACCCGACGGCACCGGGCCAGTCGCTCGGCTACCTCCCGGTGCTGGAGCGGGTCTCCTGA
- a CDS encoding NUDIX hydrolase has protein sequence MRQNLRVAAYAVCVRDGQLLLARSPGPDGTPEWVLPGGGMEHGEDPYDTVRRELMEETGYRIEVTGLLGVDSRRHLHPGQGLRPGTDHHALRLVYEGEIVGGELRYEIDGSTDFAAWQDLSAVPDLNRVSLVDTALRLWRERPANGHLAPGARPLPQEVNEE, from the coding sequence ATGCGACAGAACTTGAGGGTGGCGGCCTACGCCGTGTGCGTCCGTGACGGACAGCTCCTGCTGGCGCGTTCCCCCGGCCCCGACGGAACCCCGGAGTGGGTGCTGCCGGGCGGCGGCATGGAGCACGGGGAGGACCCGTACGACACCGTCCGCCGCGAGCTCATGGAGGAGACCGGTTACCGCATCGAGGTGACCGGCCTCCTCGGCGTGGACTCCCGCCGCCATCTCCACCCGGGTCAGGGTCTGCGGCCGGGCACCGACCACCACGCCCTGCGCCTCGTCTACGAGGGCGAGATCGTCGGCGGTGAACTCCGGTACGAAATCGACGGATCCACGGATTTCGCCGCATGGCAGGACCTTTCGGCAGTGCCGGATCTCAACCGGGTGTCCCTCGTCGACACGGCCCTGCGCCTCTGGCGGGAACGCCCCGCGAACGGTCATCTCGCCCCCGGAGCCCGTCCCCTACCCCAGGAGGTGAACGAGGAGTGA
- a CDS encoding serine hydrolase domain-containing protein — protein sequence MRVRTTLVAATAVLLSAALAAPAVAATATHPAGGHSHAATRKAVEAAVAAGVPGVTATAKDRRGTWSTTAGVGDRRTGEPRSTADRYRVGSITKTFVATVLLQLEAEGRLSLDDTVDTWLPGVVHGHGHDGRRITIRRLLNHTSGIFDYTSDADFGRAVFTRDGFALHRYDTYTPGELVTIAMGHQPYFAPGASWKYSNTNYVLAGMVIEKVTGHSYATEIERRLIAPLRLRGTSLPGTRITVPRPSSRAYSKFNDPTSPAYDVTTLNPSLASSAGEMISDSADLDRFYSALLGGELLPPEQLKEMKTTVEATGLPNTRYGLGLMDTRLTCGVHVWGHNGGIHGSASTAMTTTDGHHAIAFNFNGDWTGDMRSVIDAEFC from the coding sequence ATGCGCGTACGCACGACCCTGGTGGCCGCCACGGCCGTACTCCTCTCGGCGGCCCTCGCGGCTCCGGCCGTCGCCGCCACCGCCACCCACCCCGCGGGCGGGCACTCGCACGCCGCCACCCGCAAGGCCGTCGAGGCCGCCGTCGCGGCCGGGGTGCCCGGAGTGACCGCCACCGCCAAGGACCGCCGCGGCACCTGGTCCACCACCGCCGGGGTGGGCGACCGGCGGACGGGCGAGCCGCGCTCCACCGCCGACCGGTACCGCGTCGGCAGCATCACCAAGACCTTCGTCGCCACCGTCCTGCTCCAGCTGGAGGCGGAGGGCCGGCTGTCGCTTGACGACACCGTGGACACGTGGCTGCCCGGCGTCGTCCACGGGCACGGCCACGACGGCCGCCGCATCACGATCCGCCGGCTGCTGAACCACACCAGTGGCATCTTCGACTACACCTCTGACGCCGACTTCGGCCGGGCGGTCTTCACCAGGGACGGCTTCGCCCTGCACCGCTACGACACGTACACCCCGGGCGAGCTGGTGACGATCGCCATGGGGCACCAGCCGTACTTCGCGCCGGGCGCCTCCTGGAAGTACTCCAACACCAACTACGTCCTGGCCGGAATGGTGATCGAGAAGGTGACGGGCCACTCGTACGCCACCGAGATCGAACGCCGCCTCATCGCGCCGCTGCGGCTGCGGGGCACCTCGCTCCCCGGCACCCGGATCACCGTGCCCCGCCCGAGCAGCCGCGCCTACTCGAAATTCAACGACCCGACGAGCCCGGCGTACGACGTCACGACCCTCAATCCGTCCCTCGCCTCGTCCGCCGGTGAAATGATCTCCGACTCCGCCGACCTCGACCGCTTCTACAGCGCGCTGCTCGGCGGAGAACTCCTGCCGCCCGAGCAGCTGAAGGAAATGAAGACCACCGTCGAGGCCACGGGCCTCCCGAACACGCGCTACGGCCTCGGGCTCATGGACACCCGGCTGACCTGCGGCGTTCACGTCTGGGGTCACAACGGTGGCATTCACGGCTCGGCATCCACGGCGATGACGACGACGGACGGCCACCATGCGATCGCGTTCAATTTCAACGGCGACTGGACCGGGGACATGCGGTCCGTGATCGACGCGGAATTCTGTTAG
- a CDS encoding glycosyltransferase, protein MLSVYEGFFSGGARIVHSDVVRGLAEGGQSHQVLSIHGEVHREATRQRMEDDHCYRALTAGGVGVTSLGRSAGLVDGSLAANVFSGPELAETARSMAAAEVILSLKEQPLALLNQAGLPRRPVVACLHRSDPENQGPALDELKAAIAEGKVVACVCCAESTRAAYEAAGVPGEVLHVIPNGVDLLRFRPDAAARLAFRASLGIPAAAPVVVFAARYAPMKNVPLFLRAARAWLSRESEAHVLMCGAGMTDENPALRADIETAFGADRHLADRMRLLGVRGDMETVYAAADVVALTSVSGEAAPLCLIEGMMCGAVPVTTDVGDSASIVEGLGRVTPPDPAAIAYAWSAAAAGRAELAPDLDAARERFSRTRMIAAYATLLDEVYASHVAGQRVVAQHAVGDAVAPPAVPEGDAPQYALAGEPRLLQGPLLGEVLGLGVGLDPHHGGVGEEVADEL, encoded by the coding sequence GTGCTGTCGGTCTACGAGGGTTTCTTCTCCGGAGGAGCCCGGATCGTGCACAGTGACGTCGTACGGGGACTGGCCGAAGGCGGCCAGTCCCACCAGGTACTCAGCATCCATGGCGAGGTCCACCGCGAGGCCACCCGGCAGCGCATGGAGGACGACCACTGCTACCGGGCGCTGACCGCCGGCGGGGTCGGTGTCACCTCGCTCGGCCGCAGCGCGGGCCTGGTGGACGGCTCGCTGGCGGCGAACGTATTCAGCGGGCCCGAGCTGGCCGAAACGGCACGGTCGATGGCCGCGGCGGAGGTGATCCTCTCCCTGAAGGAGCAGCCGCTGGCCCTGCTCAACCAGGCCGGCCTGCCCCGCCGCCCGGTCGTGGCCTGTCTGCACCGCTCCGACCCGGAGAACCAGGGCCCCGCGCTCGACGAGCTGAAGGCCGCCATCGCCGAGGGCAAGGTGGTGGCGTGCGTGTGCTGCGCGGAGTCGACCAGGGCGGCGTACGAGGCGGCGGGCGTCCCCGGCGAGGTGCTGCACGTCATCCCCAACGGCGTGGACCTCCTCCGCTTCCGCCCCGACGCGGCCGCACGGCTGGCGTTCCGCGCGTCCCTGGGCATCCCGGCCGCCGCCCCGGTGGTCGTCTTCGCGGCCCGCTACGCCCCGATGAAGAACGTTCCGCTCTTCCTCCGGGCGGCCCGGGCGTGGCTGTCCCGCGAGTCCGAGGCCCACGTCCTGATGTGCGGCGCGGGCATGACCGACGAGAACCCGGCGCTGCGGGCCGACATCGAGACCGCGTTCGGCGCGGACCGGCACCTGGCGGACCGGATGCGCCTGCTCGGCGTGCGCGGCGACATGGAGACGGTGTACGCCGCCGCCGACGTCGTCGCCCTGACCTCCGTCTCCGGCGAGGCGGCGCCGCTGTGCCTGATCGAGGGCATGATGTGCGGCGCGGTCCCGGTGACGACCGACGTCGGCGACAGCGCGTCGATCGTCGAGGGCCTAGGCCGCGTCACCCCGCCGGACCCGGCCGCGATCGCGTACGCCTGGTCCGCCGCGGCCGCCGGCCGTGCCGAGCTCGCCCCGGACCTGGACGCCGCCCGCGAGCGCTTCAGCCGCACCCGCATGATCGCGGCCTACGCCACCCTGCTCGACGAGGTGTACGCCTCACATGTCGCTGGGCAGCGGGTCGTCGCGCAGCACGCTGTAGGCGACGCCGTCGCGCCACCGGCCGTCCCGGAAGGCGATGCCCCGCAGTACGCCCTCGCGGGTGAACCCCGCCTTCTCCAGGGCCCGTTGCTCGGCGAAGTTCTCGGCCTCGGTGTCGGCCTCGATCCGCATCACGGCGGTGTGGGCGAAGAGGTAGCGGACGAGCTGTAG